CAACCAGATCACCTTCCCAGTGGGCGAGTCCGGCGAGTACGCCTGCACCGACCCGGCGACCTACACCTGGCGGCGCAGCGGCAACCAGCTCACCTTCGCGCAGGTGGGGCAGGACGCCTGCGCCGGCCGCGCCGTGGTGCTGACCTCGCACCCGCTGATCGCGGCGCCGTAGCCTTTCGCGTCTCCGGAAGCGAGAACGGGTCCCGCGCACCTGCGCGGGACCCGTTCTGCATCTCCATAAACCCGCGATGCCGGTCAGCCGACGACGGGCACCACCGAGCGGGCGGGCGCCGCCTCCACGCGGGTGCGGCCGCAGAGGCGGTCGATCCCGGACATCAGCCAGTCCACCACCTCGCCGGCGGTGTACCCCGCGCGGTCGGAGCCCAGGAAGCGGCGGATGTTCTTCAACTCGTCGCCGCTGGTGATGAGCGGCGGCTCCTCCACGCCCTCGTCGCGCGCCTGCGCCATGCCGATGGTGGAGAACAGCGCGTTGCACAGGCACTTGCGGCCGGCGGTGTCCTCGCGCAGGCCGCCCTTCTTCACGTACGTCTCCACCGGCTCGGCGGCGCAGCGGTAGTCGATGCGGCCGTCGGCGCGCTTGTACGGCTGGCGCAGGTACCCCAGGTCGCACACGCGCTCGCGCGCCTGGTAGACCGGGAGCTGCGACACGGTGCCGCCCATCTGCACCACCTTGAACGGGAAGCCGGTGGGCGACGCGCGCCCGTCGGTCAGCACGTCGATGGCGTCTTCCTGCGCCTGGCGGATCACGTCGCGCTTCAGCTCCGGAGAGATGCCGCTCTCGTCGGTGTAGGCGAAGAGCGTTCCCACCTGCACCCCGGCGGCGCCGGCGTCCAGCGCCTCGGCCAGCTTCTCCGGCGTCCCCGCGCTCCCGGCCAGCCAGAAGGGCAGGCCGTGCTCCTTCATCTTCTCCAGGTCCACCACGTCGCGCTCGCCGTACAGCGGCTCGCCGCGCTCGTTGTACACGCCGGCCACGCGCGGCGGGGCGTTGTGCCCGCCCGCCGTGGGCGCCTCGATCACGAAGCCGTCCACCCGCCCCGTGGCCTTGCGCACCAGCATGGTGGCCAGCGAGTTCGAGGCGATGATGGGGAGGAAGTACGGGCGCTTCACCGTGGCCGGCGCCTCGGCGAAGTGCGCGCGCGGGTCGAAGGTCAGCATCTCGCTGTCGTCCCTGGCGCCGCCCTCCACCTCGAAGCGGATGGCGGCCGGCTCGTGCGCGGCCATGCGGTCCAGCGCGCCCGGGATCTCCTTGGGGATCCCCGCGCCCATCAGCACGTAGTCCACCCGGGCCAGCATCGCCCCGTAGAGCGTGGCCAGGTTGGGCATCTGCACCTTGGTCAGCAGGTTCACGCCCACCACGCCG
This DNA window, taken from Longimicrobium sp., encodes the following:
- a CDS encoding nitronate monooxygenase; this encodes MTAFGIEHPLIIQGGMGVGVSNWVLAKAVSLRGQLGVVSGTCIDTVLVRRLQDGDAEGHVRRAMAHFPLPEVVEDVLRKYFRPEGREAGEPYTAIPMYRQVVSKVREQLTMLASFVEVWLAKEGHDGVVGVNLLTKVQMPNLATLYGAMLARVDYVLMGAGIPKEIPGALDRMAAHEPAAIRFEVEGGARDDSEMLTFDPRAHFAEAPATVKRPYFLPIIASNSLATMLVRKATGRVDGFVIEAPTAGGHNAPPRVAGVYNERGEPLYGERDVVDLEKMKEHGLPFWLAGSAGTPEKLAEALDAGAAGVQVGTLFAYTDESGISPELKRDVIRQAQEDAIDVLTDGRASPTGFPFKVVQMGGTVSQLPVYQARERVCDLGYLRQPYKRADGRIDYRCAAEPVETYVKKGGLREDTAGRKCLCNALFSTIGMAQARDEGVEEPPLITSGDELKNIRRFLGSDRAGYTAGEVVDWLMSGIDRLCGRTRVEAAPARSVVPVVG